AAGCTGGAATAGGTATTTCGGCAGCTTATCTGGTGCCCAACTTTATATCCTGTCAAAATAAAGCCGGGGCAATCAGCGACAATCCATTACAGAATATAGGCGTACAGCTTTATTCCATTCGTGATTTGATGGATAAAGATCCAAAAGGATCGCTAGAACAAATTGCCAAAATTGGGTACAAACACGTTGAGCTCTATGGTATCGACGCGGCGGCCAAGCAGTTTTGGAAATTGCCCTACAAAGAGCTGAAGAAAATATTAGATGACAATGGTCTAAAAACACATTCAGGTCATTACGACATGGCCAAATACCTGAGTAAAGTCCATACAGACAAAGAGGACATCGCTGTTTATTTCGATGCGGCAAAAGAACTTGGTCAAGAATATGTAATTGCTCCCGTAACACCAATGTTCGATCTTAACGCATTGAAAAAAGATGATTATCTCTATGCTGCGGAGCAGTTGAATAAAGCTGGCGAGCAGGCTAAAAAATTAGGTTTAAAAATTGCTTATCACAACCACTTCTGGGAATTCAGGGACCTTGGAAATAATACAACCGGAGAAGAGGTAATGCTGGCATTTACGGAGCCAGACCTGGTTGATTTTGAGCTAGACCTTTTCTGGGCAGAGAAAGCTGGTAAAAATCCGATAGCGCTCTTCGAAAAGTTTCCAAATCGTTTTAAACTGTGGCATGTCAAAGATATGGACAAAACAAAATCCAACCCTATTGAGTGGCCTAAAGATGGGAATTTGCCTATCGAGCAAATTTTCAATGATATTAAGTATACTGAAGTAGGGACAGGCAGCATCAATTTCCCTGAAATTGTCAAAGAAAAAAACAAATCGGGACTTAAATATGCCTTTGTTGAACAGGATAATATTGATATGCCAAATAAGATGGAGAGCCTTAAAATAAGCTATGACTATGTTCAAGCAAATCTTACTAAATAAAACAAGGGAGCATTGCTCCCTTGTTTTATTTAGTAAGATTTCAACTTAGAATTCTGTATCCTCTACTTGCACAGCTGTCTCAATTACTTTTCTCGCTAACTCTTCTTTATAGTCAATAATATTATTGCCGATTACTTCATTACTTGTACCTAGAATCTGAGCGGCCAATATACCCGCATTCTTCGCTGCATTCAAAGCGACTGTCGCTACAGGAATGCCATTGGGCATTTGAAGGATAGAAAGCACAGAGTCCCATCCATCAATTGAATTGGAAGATTTGACAGGGACACCTATGACCGGCAAGTGTGTAATAGAGGCCACCATTCCTGGTAAGTGCGCGGCTCCGCCCGCACCAGCAATAATAACTTTCAAACCACGAATTGCGGCATTTTTAGCGTAATCAAACATCCGCTGAGGTGTACGGTGCGCTGACACAATCGTTACTTCAAACTCTACACCGAGGACTTTTAGAACATCGATAGCATCCTGCATGACCGGAAGATCAGATTTACTCCCCATGATGATACCAACTTGGGCCTTATTATTTACTGACATAGTATCTTTTAAGCTTTAACTTTTAATATTTCTTGTACTTTTCTCGCATTGGAGATTGCTTTCTCCCGATCGTCATTGATAATACAGACATGTCCCATTTTACGGAAAGGCTTTGTATATTTCTTGCCATAGAGATGGATATATACACCTTCCATAGCAAGTACCTCCTCAACACCTTCATATTTAGCCAGCCCTTCATAGCCCGCTTCACCCAATAGATTAATCATGACCGTATTCGTCCTGCAGCGCGTATCCCCGAGTGGTAGATTAAATATAGCTCTTAGATGTTGTGCAAATTGCGACACATAATTACCCTCGATGGTCTGATGGCCACTATTGTGTGGACGCGGAGCCAATTCGTTAACTAAGATATCGCCATTTTTTGTTAGGAACATCTCTACAGCCAATATTCCGACAATTTGTAGATCTTCTGCGATCTTTTTTGCAATCATCTCGGCTCGCTGTTGTATTTCCACACCATACAAAGAAGGAGCGATCAAGAATTCAACTAAATTTGCTTGTGGATTAAATTCCATTTCCACCATTGGAAAGGTAGAAACTTCTCCTTTATCATTCCGGGCAACAATAACAGCAATTTCCTTTTCAAAATCTACCCATTCTTCAATTAAACTTGGCTCTTCAAAAGCATCTTGAATATCCTGCTGTGTGACAATCTTCTTTACCCCTTTTCCATCATATCCGTCCCGACGTAATTTTTGGATATAAGGGAGGTTCAGCGGAGCGTTCATCATATTATCCTTATTGGATATCAATTGAAATGTAGATGTGGGAATATCATTTTGTTTAAAAAATTGCTTTTGTAAACCTTTATCCTGAATCAGACGAATGATACGCGACTGCGGATAAACGATCACTCCTTCACCTTCCAGCTTTTCCAGCGCATCTACGTTTACCTTCTCAATCTCGATCGTAATCATGTCCAAATCCTTACCGAAATTATAGACCGTTTCAAAATCGCCCAATGATCCACATTCAAATCTATTGCACAACTTGCGACAAGGAGCATTCTTATCGGGATCCAATACATGAACGTTTACATTGTAATTAATGGCTTCCTGGATTAACATTCTTCCCAGTTGTCCACCGCCAAGAATACCTAATTGCAGTTCGCCATAAAAATCTTTTGCCATAATTGATTTAAATCTTATAAATTTTATCTTTTTAAGCTTTCTCTTTGAACAGCTGTTCTCCAATTAAGCTTTCTTTATCTATTTTTTTTTGCAATTCAATAAAAGCTCCGATCAGCGCCTCGGGCCGAGGTGGGCACCCTTGAACATATACATCTACAGGAATAATTTTATCCACTCCTTTGACGACATGATAACCATGTTGCCAATAGGGGCCACCACAATTTGAACATGATCCCATTGAAATAACATATTTTGGATCAGGCATTTGCTCATATAATTTCTTAATGCGGTCTGCCATCTTATAGGTAACGGTTCCGGCGATAATAATCACATCGGATTGCCGAGGAGAAGGTCTCGGAAAGACGCCCATCCGATCCAAATCGTAGGTAGATGCCATTGCTCCCATCATTTCTATGGCACAACAGGCAATACCGAAACTCATCGGCCACATGGACGACAGCCTTGCCCAGTTGAGTAAATCATCTAATTTGGCAACAATAACACCATCATTTTGCAATTGACTATCTAGACTCATGCTTATTCAGGTTTTTTAAATCGCGGTTTAAAAGCTGGTTTAGGAACAGAGACGACTTCGTTTGCCATTACGACTTCTCCAACTACTGTTTCATCTGCTACCACTATATGATCGCGAAGCTGATATGTTTTATTATTTAAGTTCGCATAGGCGCTATCTGGAATATATACAGGAACTTTCGGTAACGATACTTTCGGCTTAACCCATTCCAAATCCCCCCTCTTCCACACAAACACCAATCCTAGAATTAAAACACCAATAAACATGGCCATTTCGATCATGGTAAACCATCCCCATCTTTCATCTGCTGCAATATATTCCGATTGTCCAAATATAGTAGCCCACGGAAAAATAAAGATAAGCTCCACATCAAAAAGTAAAAAAACGAGGGCAATCACATAAAAGCGCGGATTAAACTGAACCCAGGAAGAACCAATTGGTTCCTCTCCACATTCGTACGTACCGGATTTTATTGGATTATTCTTTTTCGGAGCGATTAGACGTGCGAGGAAAATGGTCGCACAAACTAACAGCGCCCCTATCAGAAGAATGATAAGGATTTTGCCGTATTCCGATAATTGCGCGGGGTCATCCATAATGATTACAAATTTAACAAATATTTCGCTTACTCGGGTGAGGAACTTGAAATTACGAATTATTTCTTTAAAAACAGTTCGTTTCCTACAAAATCAAGCAGAAGGATCCTTCCATATCCATCTAATACGACTCGCAATGTAATCATACATTCGAGTAAATGACAGCGTAATCATCCAAAAATTAAAGTATAAAAAAATAGGGCACCGTAGTGATACGATGCCCTCTTATGATGTAACTATTCTCTAAAAATTACATTTTTCCCGGCATTTTGGGCATATTACGCATCAATTTAGCTGCCATCGCTGGATTAGACATCTGTTTCATGACTTTACGCATATCACCAAATTGTTTCAATAATTTATTCACCTCATTAATATCAGTACCTGATCCTTTCGCAATACGAGAACGACGTTTTTGATCAATGACATCTGGATTTTCACGTTCGAAGGGAGTCATAGAATCGATAATTGCTTCAATGGGTTTGAATGCATTATCATCTACTTCAATATCCTTCATTGCTTTACCGACACCAGGAATCATTCCCATAAGGTCTTTCATATTACCCATTTTCTTAATCTGTTGAATTTGGGATTTAAAATCGTTAAAATCGAATTTATTCTTACGGATTTTCTTTTGAAGTTCTGCCGCTTGCTTCTCGTCAAATTGCTGTTGCGCCCGCTCTACTAAAGACACGACATCACCCATCCCCAAAATACGGGAAGCCATACGATCAGGGTGGAATACATCCAGTGCATCCATCTTTTCGCCCGTACCAATAAACTTAATAGGCTTGTTAACAACAGATTTGATAGATAATGCCGCACCACCACGGGTATCTCCATCTAACTTAGTCAGGACTACACCTGTAAAGTCTAAACGGTCATTAAATGTTTTTGCGGTATTAACTGCATCCTGACCAGTCATTGAATCCACAACAAATAGAATCTCATCAGGCTTTGTAGCTTCTTTAACTGCAGTAATCTCTACCATTAAAGGCTCATCTATTGCCAAACGACCCGCTGTATCAATAATTACAACATTGTTCCCATTGCGTTTAGCTTCCTCAACACC
The genomic region above belongs to Sphingobacterium zeae and contains:
- a CDS encoding sugar phosphate isomerase/epimerase family protein is translated as MMNNSRRQFLKQAGIGISAAYLVPNFISCQNKAGAISDNPLQNIGVQLYSIRDLMDKDPKGSLEQIAKIGYKHVELYGIDAAAKQFWKLPYKELKKILDDNGLKTHSGHYDMAKYLSKVHTDKEDIAVYFDAAKELGQEYVIAPVTPMFDLNALKKDDYLYAAEQLNKAGEQAKKLGLKIAYHNHFWEFRDLGNNTTGEEVMLAFTEPDLVDFELDLFWAEKAGKNPIALFEKFPNRFKLWHVKDMDKTKSNPIEWPKDGNLPIEQIFNDIKYTEVGTGSINFPEIVKEKNKSGLKYAFVEQDNIDMPNKMESLKISYDYVQANLTK
- the purE gene encoding 5-(carboxyamino)imidazole ribonucleotide mutase — encoded protein: MSVNNKAQVGIIMGSKSDLPVMQDAIDVLKVLGVEFEVTIVSAHRTPQRMFDYAKNAAIRGLKVIIAGAGGAAHLPGMVASITHLPVIGVPVKSSNSIDGWDSVLSILQMPNGIPVATVALNAAKNAGILAAQILGTSNEVIGNNIIDYKEELARKVIETAVQVEDTEF
- a CDS encoding 5-(carboxyamino)imidazole ribonucleotide synthase; translated protein: MAKDFYGELQLGILGGGQLGRMLIQEAINYNVNVHVLDPDKNAPCRKLCNRFECGSLGDFETVYNFGKDLDMITIEIEKVNVDALEKLEGEGVIVYPQSRIIRLIQDKGLQKQFFKQNDIPTSTFQLISNKDNMMNAPLNLPYIQKLRRDGYDGKGVKKIVTQQDIQDAFEEPSLIEEWVDFEKEIAVIVARNDKGEVSTFPMVEMEFNPQANLVEFLIAPSLYGVEIQQRAEMIAKKIAEDLQIVGILAVEMFLTKNGDILVNELAPRPHNSGHQTIEGNYVSQFAQHLRAIFNLPLGDTRCRTNTVMINLLGEAGYEGLAKYEGVEEVLAMEGVYIHLYGKKYTKPFRKMGHVCIINDDREKAISNARKVQEILKVKA
- a CDS encoding NADH-quinone oxidoreductase subunit B; the protein is MSLDSQLQNDGVIVAKLDDLLNWARLSSMWPMSFGIACCAIEMMGAMASTYDLDRMGVFPRPSPRQSDVIIIAGTVTYKMADRIKKLYEQMPDPKYVISMGSCSNCGGPYWQHGYHVVKGVDKIIPVDVYVQGCPPRPEALIGAFIELQKKIDKESLIGEQLFKEKA
- a CDS encoding NADH-quinone oxidoreductase subunit A, whose product is MDDPAQLSEYGKILIILLIGALLVCATIFLARLIAPKKNNPIKSGTYECGEEPIGSSWVQFNPRFYVIALVFLLFDVELIFIFPWATIFGQSEYIAADERWGWFTMIEMAMFIGVLILGLVFVWKRGDLEWVKPKVSLPKVPVYIPDSAYANLNNKTYQLRDHIVVADETVVGEVVMANEVVSVPKPAFKPRFKKPE
- the ffh gene encoding signal recognition particle protein; its protein translation is MFSNLQDKLDRAFKVLKGQGSITEINVAETMKEIRKALLDADVNYKTAKTFTDDVKQKALGENVLTSISPGQLLTKIMNDELTALMGGSVTELETGKNPTVILIAGLNGAGKTTFSGKLALYLKDKKNKKPLLVAGDVYRPAAIDQLEVLAEQVGVPVYVNRESNDPIAIAKAGVEEAKRNGNNVVIIDTAGRLAIDEPLMVEITAVKEATKPDEILFVVDSMTGQDAVNTAKTFNDRLDFTGVVLTKLDGDTRGGAALSIKSVVNKPIKFIGTGEKMDALDVFHPDRMASRILGMGDVVSLVERAQQQFDEKQAAELQKKIRKNKFDFNDFKSQIQQIKKMGNMKDLMGMIPGVGKAMKDIEVDDNAFKPIEAIIDSMTPFERENPDVIDQKRRSRIAKGSGTDINEVNKLLKQFGDMRKVMKQMSNPAMAAKLMRNMPKMPGKM